The following is a genomic window from Halobacterium sp. R2-5.
CACGGGAATGAGCCCGTCGTTCCCCGGCGAGGACGCCGACGGCGAGGACGCCGAGGACGACGAAGGCCCGCAGGCGCCGTTCTAAGCGGCTTCGCTCTCCCAGTTTTTCCCGGCGACTAGCGATAGCTCTCGCGGGGGCGCGCTCAGTCCTCTATCCAGTAGTAGATGGCTTCCTTCTCGGCGCCGCAGCTCGGGCACTCCTCGGGGAACGACTCCCGGAGTTCGCCCATCTCGCCACACTCCGAGCACCGCCACATCAGTTCGCCCTCGCCGAATTCGTGGCCGGCGCGCTCGTGTTCGACGGACAGCGACTCGATGCCCTCCGCGGTGGTGACGTAGAAGCCGCTGTCGTCGAACCCGCGGACGGTACCGAGCCGTTCGCCGTCCTCGCCGTACACGACCGTCCCGAGACTGACGCTAGGTGTGTCCTGGCTCATGGAAGAAGGTTCGACGCGAATCGTGATAAAATCGATTGCCGAACGCGGTAGGACCCATAGCCACGCACTCACGCTATTCGACGAGGAGTCGAGTCGACGGCCGGGTTGTCACGATGCACCCTGGCCGTAGTTGCAGTTTTTCCGATGTGACGCATCGACTTTCGCAGTGATGGTCGCATCGAAGCCGTCGCCGGTAACGTCGACGGTTACCGCGCTCGTATTGACGTACAACCGGTACGTCTCCCACTCGCCGGTCGCTATCGACGTTTTCGAGGACGGGAGGTCACCGGTGCTCCCGCCACGAGTTGCGATTTCCTCGACGGTCACCTCGGTCGAGTGCCGGTTCATCACCGATACGTACACCTTCGGCTCTCCGGTTCCGTTCGCGTTCGTCGGCGCACACGCAGCGACCCCGACGTACGCGTCTTCGTTGTCCACGACGTTCACGGAGACGCCGCGCTCGGCGCTGACGCTCGTGAACCCGAGCGTGCCGGTGGCGAGCATGCCCACCGCGGCGAGAGCGAGCACGATGCTGACGGCACGTGACGCGTTCATCAGCCCTTGAGCTCCGGCGGTTCGTCAGTCTCCCCGATGCGTTGCCCGCGCGCGAAGTACGTGTGCGCGACCGCCGACACCGCGAACATCGCGGTGACGGCGACTCCCCACGCGACGTCCGATAGAACAGCGAACGGCCACGCGCCGACCCACACTCCAGCCATCAGCGACACCGCGACCCCGGACAGCCCGAGGTAGTAGACGCTCCACGGGATCTCGCGGCCCTGCACGATGTCCATGTACACTTCGACGTCGTCCAGCGACGGCGTCGGCTCGACGGTGCCGCGGTTCTTGTCGAAGTCGACGACGCCGGCCTCGTCCATCATCGGCAGGTGGGACTGCTGGAGCGCGGTGTACACGCGCTTGCGCTCCTCGTAGGACACCTGCTCGACGTCGACGCCGTACTCCCAGGCGGCGACCTGCTCGGCGACGTCTCCGAGGTCCATGGCGCCGTCCTCGCTCTTGAGCGCGTGGGCGGCGTACCGCCGCCGCCTGTTCGAGAGCACGTCGAACAGCTCGTCCTCGGTCGGCGCGTCGGTCGACTGGTCCGCCGCGGTCTGACTCTCCCCTGATAGTCCGTCCCCCGATTTCCCCTGGCTCGTGTCGGCGGGATCCCCCTTCCCCCGGTGTTGTGATACGGATGACACGACTGAGTTTTGCTACACTCTCGTCCCCCATAAGTGTTAGCTATAGTTACAGTAACGTGAATTTACCGTACGTTCCGAGAGGCGCGTTATACGGCCGTATAACCGCCTGAATCCGCCATCCCAATCCCACCAGGAGGTTAAATACACATTTACGTAGGTGTCTTTTCGTGCGGTCAGGCGCCCCCTGAGCACGCTTCAGGACGAGGTTGTCACTTACACGAACCTCTCAAGCGGGGGCATCTCCTCGTGTGGCGCGTGACAGACCCGTACTGAACTCGCTCAGTCGTGTCAATACTACTTACCAATGGGGTGATGGGTGAAGTGAGCGCTCTCGTGAACTGCGGTGTTCGCGGGAGTGCACCAACGAGGTAACTCGAACAATGCAACGTCGCAAGTTCATCGCTGGTCTGGGATCGCTCGCTGCCGCCGGGGCAGCTGGAATTGGTACGGGCGCGTTCACGAGTGTGAGCGCGGATCGTGGTGTTACTGTTAACGTCGCCAGTGACGCTAATGCTTTCCTGGCGCTCGAAGCGGAGGACACAGAAAATGGTGACGCATATGTCACCAGTAATGGGACGTCCGGTACCGTCTCCCTTAGCTTCGATGAAAACGCCAGTACCGAGGGTGGTGAAGGACTGAACCAGAATGCAGACACGATCATCCGTGACCTCCTTCAGGTGACGAATAATGGGACGCAAGACGTCATCGTCGGTGTGACCGGACTGCCGGAGAGCATGAGTATCTACACGGACGATGGCGAAGTTGCGGCAAACGGCAACAGTACGTCGCTGAACCAAGACAATTACGACCCGTCCAGCGGGAATCTCGCGCTCGTCGGGTCTGGTGTGACGATGGATAACGTCGGTGTCACCTTCCGTGACCCGGCAAGCGACCTCGATCTTGACGACGCGAGCATCACGTTCAACGCGATCGCCGTTGACGAACTCGCCAATCCCCAAGACGTCCGCGGCAAGTACTAACGCGTAACGACCAGTAGTTCGGCTCTCACCTGGATTCCAACTGGGTGAGCCACAACCAATTATGAAACGACGCAAATTCATGGCCGGGCTGGGGACGACCGTCGCTACCGGAGCTACTATTCTGGGTAGCGGGGCGTTCACTAACGTGACCGCGGAACGCAATGTGTCTGTCAACGTCGCGCAAGACGACTTGGCATTCCTCCGACTCGACCCCTTGGTTGACAAGGGTCTCGATAATGACGATGATGGAGACCTCGAGATCACCGAGCGGTCGAGTGATCCCGGCCAAATGGTGAAGTTCGAACTTCCCGGCGGGGGAGACGGCGAGAACGCTGCAGCTGAAGGACTTGGTTCCGACTCAGTGTACGAGTTCCACGATCTC
Proteins encoded in this region:
- a CDS encoding rubredoxin-like domain-containing protein, coding for MSQDTPSVSLGTVVYGEDGERLGTVRGFDDSGFYVTTAEGIESLSVEHERAGHEFGEGELMWRCSECGEMGELRESFPEECPSCGAEKEAIYYWIED